The Mus caroli chromosome 15, CAROLI_EIJ_v1.1, whole genome shotgun sequence DNA segment CCTGATTCACCCAGCTTTTCCCAAGCAGAGCACTCATTAACTAGATGGCTGAAAGTCACTTCCTCCTGCGTCTTCTCTGGCTAATTCTAACAGTGTTCGAGAAATAAATATCTCAAGGAGAAGCAGCAGCGCATGCGTGAGCCTTGAAGACACCCGCCCTTACATTCTTTGCTTCTGTTCCTCCCTGACTCCAAACTTCTCTTAAATAGAGGTTAAGTTGTAAGACGTGTATTAACACagtcaccaaaaagaaaaaacagtgaaAACTCTGAACTGACAGGAATGGGGCATCTGTCTGAACCCTGGTGCAGGCGCTAACCTCAGAGACAAGAGCCTTCAGTGAGAAGCCCtttacagaggcaggaggaacaccTGCAGGAAGCTCAGTAGCCTCAGGTCGGCGAGGTAAGCAACAGTCTTTTCTCCTCCAGTTCTTTTTCCTGGGAGAATGAGAGGCTCAGCAACCATTCTTCCCTTTGATGAAAGCCAAACTAGGATGACGAGAGTAACTAACTCCCAGGGCTGTGACCCCTGTCCTGATATTTTGAGCACGtgaaagaaagcaagacagaGCCCCACGCAGCACGAACCACCATCACATTGCTCGAggtcaacaacaaccaaaagtcACTGTCCCTTTCCGTCTCTGTAGGGGAAGGGAATTTCCTCCCAGGGATTCAGACTTAGATATACAAATCCACAACTGTCTACATCCCAGAAATACCAAGGAAAACTTTGTACACAACTCAAGCCATTGTTACCCCATCCCACTCCGACTCCCTGTACCACTCAGAATACgcttaaacaaaaccaaaactcatACCGTCCCCACGACCCTTATCCCTAGAACACAATTCCTAGAAAACCTAACTTGTACAGTTTGCACTGAGCATGCTGTCTTCAAAGACcctgcacacgtacacacatggacacaaaaacacagacaagAGAAAGCTCCGTTCAAGGGgatagtttttccttctgtgtgggCTTCGATTACTTGGGAAACAAAGTTCACTCTTTAGCTCTGTAACCTGATctctcagctgtgtgtgtgtgtgtgtgtgtgtgtgtgtgtgtgtgtgtgtagcatgtgtgcatgtgagtgcatgtgcatccatgtggttgtgtgtggtatgtgcatgttgaacgtgtgtgtgtgtgtgtgtgtgtgtgtgtgtgtgtgtgtgtagcatgtgtgcatgtgtgtgcatgtgcatccatgtggttgtgtgtggtatgtgcatgttgaacatgtgtgtgtgtgtgtgtgtgtgtatgtatgtagcatgtgtgcatgtgcatccatgtggttgtgtgtggtatgtgcatgttgaacgtgtgtgtgtgtgtgtgtgtgtgtNtgtgtgtggtatgtgcatgttgaacgtgtgtgtgtgtgtgtgtgtgtgtgtgtgtagcatgtgtgcatgtgtgtgcatgtgcatccatgtgattgtgtgtggtatgtgcatgttgaacgtgtatgtgtgtgtgtgtgtgtgtatacaggatGAGGGACTATGAACTGGGAGTGAAAGCTCACTCTATACTTTTCAGAGGGAGGAGTAAAATGCATGTGATCACagtaggagagagaagaggaagagaggaggcagacCCACATGAGAGTGTCTGGCCCCTTGCTCTCAGGCTCAAATGCCTGATCACcatctctttcctgtttcttcctttcatcttagcCCAGTACTTCATGGAGTCACCCATTCTGTGGTATTTGAAGTAGATCTTGGAGTCAAACAAATTTAGGAAACATTACATGAATAGATATTGGCTGTGGGGATTCTCAGAGCCCTTGATATACTATCAGCCgctttcactttctctctgtgtagagTAAATTCTTAGGAACTGGTACCACATGGACTCCAACCAATGAGAATGGACATCAACTATCACTGCTGGTTCTCTTGAGAGTAGGTTCAGCACAAATAGCCTCACACATACAAACTTTGCACCATTTCCCACAATTTTGCCCAGAGAACTCTTTTCCCACGTTGTCTCACAGAAATGGTGAGAAATACTCCGGCCCTCAGGGTACAGGAGAGGGGCAGCTCTGGCAGTGGCTGCTGGTAGCACCGGCTGACAGATATGACCATGGCTACAGAAGAGACAGGTTTCAAAAGGCAGATGTCcttctgtcccagctgctccCAGGACTCTGTCCCTGGTGGGTCAGCAGGTGCCTGTCTAGGTGGTGCTTGCGGCCAAAGCTCTTCTCACAGCGAGGGCAATGGAAGGGCTTCTCCCCCGTGTGGGTCAGCCAGTGTCTCACCAGGTGGTGCCTCCGGCCAAAGCTCTTCCCACATTCAGTGCACACATGGCACTTTGGCACTGGAGGCACGCGCTGAGCCCCAAGACTCTCTCCAAAGTCTTGGCCCTTGCAGGACTTGCTGTCTGTGTGCACTCTCTGGTGGCTGGCCAGGTGCGAGCTGCATCGGAAACTCTTGCCACACTCAGAGCACCTACTTGGCTTGTCATGCAGATGGGTTTTCTGGTGCCTGATCAGGTGGTGCCTTCGCCCAAAGCTTTTCTCACACTTGAGGCAACTGTAGGGCCTCTCTCCAGTGTGGGTTTGCTGATGTCGGGCAAGGTGGGAGCCCCACACAAACTGTTTCCCACATTGAGGGCACGTATGTGGTTTTAAGAGAGAGCCTGTGTCTGTTCTATGTAGATGGTGAGAGAAGGTGTCCTCCTGAAGGAAACGTGGGCTTAGGAGcattcctgtggagttcctgggCGAGGACTCCCAGCTTGGACCCTGCCCCGGGTTCCAGAGAGCAGTATCCCCAGACACACTGGATAATGTTCTGGGAGGTTCCACCTCTAGCTCGGGAGTATCACCCTGGGGTTCACCTCCGTCTCCTATGGGGAGGGAAGAATGCAGCTCTGTAAAAGGAGAGTCCAAAGATCGGATCCCAGCACCTAAGTCCCAGGGAACATTGCCTGATGCCAAATGTTAGCCCAGAGGGGCTAGGAAAACCCAGGAGAGCATAGCAACTGCAGAGATCTTCAAAAGCCTAGTTTTTATCTGAGACACCTTACTTTTTAaagtcttcatttcttctttctgtgtctgtgtgtgtgtgtgttggggtgtgtgtgtgtgttggggtgtgtgtgtatgtgaaagttatgtgtgtgtatgtgtgtgggtatatgtgtgtgtgtgtgtatgtgagtgtgcatgagtgagtgagtgtgtgtatgtatgtatgtatatgtatgtgtgtgtgtgtgttggggtgtgtgtgtatgtgaaagttatgtgtgtgtatatatgtgtgtgtatgtgtgtgggtatatgtgtgtgtgtgtatgtgagtgtgcatgagtgggtgagtgtgtgtgtgtatgtgagtgtgcatgagtgagtgagtgtgtgtttgtgttgggtgtgtatgtgtgtgtgtatgtatatgtatgtgtgtgtgtatgtgtgttagggctGAACTCCTTAAGATAACCATATCTGCTCTTGGTAAGCACGCAGCAGCAAGTGATAAATGCTCAACCTAATATCTATTTTCCAACATTATTTTCTTAACACTATTTACTACTGTTCATCACTACTAGACGCCATCTTCACACTTCCACATGGAATGAGAGTGAGGTGTGAGCTGCAGTCACCGCTAGTAGCTGTCAGCCTCATTGGATAGATCTGGAAGACATCTCTATGGTGACTTGGATGCTGACTGCCAGTGTCAGCTCTTGTCGAGTGTGCTTGACACTCGTCTGCTGCTCCCGGGTGTTAACACATTTAACTGTAATAACTTAGATACAAGTTCTCACAGGTATGGGCTACAGGTCAAACCCGCACAGCCTGACTTCCACACCTTCTGCACCCAGGCTtgcttttagaaaacaaaaactttctgGTTAGGGACATATAAAGATGACACTTTTGAGAGTATTTCCAGGTCCTTACCTGTATATGTGACCTTCAGGATGTCCCTTCCTTCTACATCCTGGGGGCCAGGGGCCCATTggtcttctcctccctcttgctGAGAAAGCATATCCAATTTGGGGATGGGAAACCCTGTCCAGGAGAAaaggggacacacacatacacacatacacacacacacacacacacacacaNNNNNNNNNNNNNNNNNNNNacacacacacacacacacacacacacacacaccccaggttAGTTCAATAATTCTGTATTAATGGACAAAACTGCTTCCTAGATTCCTCGTTGGGATGACAGGATAAAAAAGCCAGACACAAGCCTCCAGTCATGTCTCCCAGTCAagtccctcttccttttcctagaAAACCACAAGCTCTCTCCCAGTGAGCCAGTTCTCTTCCTTCAAACCCTCTGGCCACATCCTTTCTGCTTCCAACTTTACCTTAACACTGTTAAGTCTGACTGGTATAACCCTCACCTTCCCCAGGGCGATGCTCCAGTTTCCAGGACCCAGCTCCAAGTGGCCCTTTCTCGGCTGTGTAAGGAGACTCAAATTCCCAACCAAGATGAGCCTTAAGTTTCCACTCCACAATTTAGCATTATTTACAAAGAGATCCCTCACTTCAACCCTTTAGGGCTTAGCACCAACATCTTTCCTTGTTGCTTAGACAGAGCCCTTGCCAAAGTCTCCTCAGCAGGCAATTTCCAACACCCAGAAGGgggcagccccatccctccagGGCACATAAGATCCTGCTTACTCAGAGAGACGACGATCCCACAGTTTTCCTGCATGACATATTCTCCATAAAAGTCTGTCTGCGAGGGGTCCAGGCTCCGCCACTCCTCCTGAGAGAAGCACAAGGACACATCCTTGATAGTTACTAGGCCCTGAAACAAGACAGGCGGATGTCTGTTAGCATCTGCTCTGACGGGAAACACGACCTCACTATGAAGGGCTGAGGTGGACGAGGAAAGAGGGCAAGAAAGGACCCCccggaaaaaaaacaacaaccctagCAGGTTAACAAAGCACTAGGCAAGGCCCGTAGCtttgtgaaagagaaaaagagatgaggCCGAGGAGTGAATATGGGAAAAGTGACTAGAGGAGTTTCCTGAGCGAGACCATGAGAAGTCAGACTCAACGGGTCTCTGGCTTAACTACAGGTGTCTCCTGCGTCTCTTCTTACCTGCCTTAGTCTTTCTTGTAGACTGTACCACAGTCTCCTTCCTCCACTTGACCTTCCCTTCTCTGTCAACACAACATGATATAAACAAAACATGCCCACCTCCTGAGCACGCCGATGTTGTCTCTTCGGTGCTAAAGCATTGTGGGTAAGCTCATAGTTTGGAGGCAAGCGGCTACTGCATGAGTGGCGTTATCCAAAtgcctccatctttctctgcGCCAATGTTCTTGCAATGGGATGGAGTGACTGAGTTGTTCTTACAGGACTTAGTATGTATAAAGTGCACAGGAAGGCTTACACATAGTAAGCGTCCTGAAATGTCACCACTGCCAACGCTGCTCTCTCTCCACGGCTGCTCTCTCCACTTGCATCCTCTTTCCAGATCTTTGCAtagttttttcttctcttctctctcctaaaAGCTCCACAATCTACACCACCCAGTCTACTTGATGCTCCTCCAGGCATTCCTTGGCCCCTCTTTTGTTACCTTTTCCAGGAcattttttctgtccttttcttttcttttcttttcttttcttttcttttcttttcttttcttttcttttcttttcttttctttccttttctccttcttcctctttctttctttctttctttctttctttctttctttctttctttctttctttctttcttcctccttccttccttcccttccttctttctttctctctttctttccctctcgttctttgtcttctttctttctttctctttctttctttccctttccttcctctttctttctttctttctttctttctttctttctttctttctttctttctcttctctctttctgtctttctttccctatgtttctttcttttctctttctttctctttctctctttccctttccttcttcccctttctttctctctcttttctttctttacctttccttccttctttcttttttctttccttccttctttctcttcctttccctctctttctctttctcttctctttccttctttctttctttctttctttctttctttctttctttctttctctctctctctctttcttccttccttctttccgttctttctctttccttctttcttctctctctctttccatttccttcttccccttttttctctctttctctttccattttcttcttcccctttttctctctttctttctctctctctctctctctctctttctttctttctttctttctttctttctttctttctttctttcttcctttctttctgagataAAGTCTCACTGTGCCACCCAGACTGTCCCAAAATTCTTGGACTCAAGCCacactcctacctcagcctccccagaaactggaattacaagcaggtaccaccatgcctgatttcagattttctttctaaaagaatcAACTGGTTATTCTGAAATCCCCACTCTCATCCAACAGATAACACAATCACCCAATAGAAAAACATTACACATCCCTTAAACAGAATCGATTCCATTCGAGGCACACTTTAGTGTTCACGGGAACTAACAAGCCAGTGGGATGATGCCCGAGCTGTGGAAGGGCAATGACACCAACCTTGGGAGAGAACAGGGGGAGTACAGCTTACCTGGGATCCGGCTGCAAGAAGTGCGGCTGCCATTTCCCAGTCTCCAGTGTTCCCCTCCTGGGGAACGGCCGGAACCCAGGGAGCAGAAGTTGCtggtgaggggagagaggaacCATCAGAGATGAGCCACCCATCTTTCCCAGGATGCACTTGTTATTTATCTTCTCCACCCGTGCTCACTGGTAAAACTCAAACACATATATAGAGATGTAGAGGCCTCCACTCAAACAGTTCTGCAAGGATCTGGGGACATTGAGTGAAGACTGGCTTTAGGTTGGATGGTACTGATTGATGCTCATCATGTGACATATATGTTACTGACTGTGGTCTCCAACAGTAATGAGTCTCCCAGGACTTCCTGGGTCTCCCACATTCAACACCATTAATGACATGCTTGCCTGTTGGAGGAATGAGGactgtgtgagaaaaaaaaagcctctgcACATAGTCTGGAAGATGCAGGACCTCTGGACAGCAGGGCCCAGGGTAAACAGACTGAACCTGGTATCTGGTACATACTTCAGTTGGTGGCAGTTAAAAATTAActattgttgtttgagacagggccatgctctgtagcccaggctggcctgaaactcatggcaatcctccaaGAAATGTGATTACAAGTTTGAGCCACTGTACCTAGTCAGGTTAGGAATTTTTAATGCCTCTTTTGGAGCAGAGATTAGAAGACCTCTAGTGCTTCCAACCCCTCCCTGACCCCCCATGTGCTCTCACCCTTCTCCTGAAGGGACAGTGGCTCGTCTTCAAGACCACAGTGAAGGTGCTCCAGCGGCCTTGGTGCTGTTCTCCACGGGCCCACTTCCCGGGTTCCTCTTTCTGACTGGGGTTCTGCCGCATCCAGCTGTGCATTCATTGGCTCCCATCCTGTGCCCAGGCCTACAGCCTGCTCTGAAAGCATGTCTGCAGCAAGCACACACTGTGACCTGGAACAAGTCAGGAAGTGATGCACTCTTCTATCATGGATGAAGATGATATGCCCAAGGAAGCTTCAGAGAACAGCTCTTAAGGCTAAGGACAGGAAATGGTCCAAGGAGCCCCATGGAAGACGAGCTTACCAAGCATGGTGTGAGCCAAGCTTTCCAAGAGGAGCTCAGGAACTGACAGGCGCCACACAGTCAAGTCCCTGTTATTTCGAAGGCCTCATGCTATCAACAGACCTTCCCCCAGGGCTGCAAGAAACTTCACTTTAAAACACAATTAGTCCAATCCTGAAGATCCAGAGGGTTTCCACTGTATCACAATCTCTCAAGGCGCAGCGAATTCGTTGAGAACACAAGAACGAATCCACTCAACAAAGATGGATGCTATCATACCTGGAGATTCTATGCCTCACATTACATTTTCATCAACTGATGTAGAAGTCCCACCCGAGGGGGGGTGACCTGTCATTAGTACCTGCTGTCTCTCTCGAGCTGAACCAGATAGCCCTCCCTTAAGAAAAGTCTCAGTGAAGGGACCCATGATCTGTCACACTTATGTAGGAAATGAGAACTGATAAAAACCCAGCAGAAAGACCCCTAACTTAGACAGCTATAAAAGCAAACTGTAAGCACTCAACGCAGCCTTGACAGGGAGCTGGAACTGCAGGTCAGTGAGAAGCCGAGGTTTAAAGGAGATCATGGAAAGGTCAGCATGCGGAGAAACCCTGGGAGGCTGCAAGGTGGCATTACTAATACAGCATGAGAGGGAATAAGCAGCCCTGAGGGCTGAAGTGTGTGACAGGCACCGGTCACAGCGCCTTACAAAGAATATATCCAACTTCAAGAACGGTATGGGGAAGCCAGTGTTTGTTCACGGGAAGAGATTCGAATCAAGAAAGGGGCAGGAAACCCAGCTTCTGGAAAAGCTAAACCAACAGACATAGTTTGGGCTTGACAAGCAACAGATGGTCGGCCAGTCAGGCCACCTGTAAATATGTCTATGTATCAAACAGAATAAGTGGTTTTGATCACAGGAAAGATTTGGGCTATAATCAAAATTTGTttgattctgtttgttttctagagtCCACAACAATCCTAGAACAAGACAGGTCCCATTTGATAACAACTGTGGAACAACTTACTGCGTGGCAATCCATGTCTGTCATTTTTATTCCCTTTCTATGTAGACCGAGTGACCAATAATCTCCCTAGAACAAGTCAGAATTTCaggggcaggctggagagatggcacaatggttaagagcactaactgctcttccagaggtcctgagttcaattcccagcaaccacatggtggctcaaccatctgtaatggaatccgatgccctcttctggtgtgtctgaagacagtgacagggtactcatatagagaatctcaggggctATTTTAGCTCACAGGATCATCCAGTAACATCTGCAGGAACCCAGGAGGCTGGGAAAGGCTACAGCAGACCCCAGGCCAGTTACAATGTACAGAAAGAACAAATTCCTCTTCTGTCAATAAAGCTCAAAGATGGCTTTGGGGCCTCAGGGATGCACCCTGGCCTGATTCTGCAGAGCGCACTGGGCCAGCTGGATGACAGAAAACCTGTGGAAATGTTAGGGGGAACCCGGAGCAAAGGATGGCATGGATCACTGTCACCTGCCTGCATTTCCTAGGATGCTCCTGGCAGGGCCAGCACCTGGGCTCCCACCTTAACCTGTCTTCTATCTTTCCTTGCCCCTAGTTCACGATGATCCCAAGTCTGCTGGAGCCTGGGTTCTTGggctttcatttctgttgcctGCTTATGTATCTGGGAGGCAGGGCACCTGCTgaaggttttggggttttttttgtttttgtttttgtttttttttttcagcgaGTTCTTCTGGACAGAGACAGGGCCTTAGTATCAAAGAGTGGCCCAAGGGCACAGGGACGAAGAGTGGCTCAGTGGCCCTGCCACCGCGGGTGTGGCACCTCGGGCCCCGAGCCCACAGCAGAATAAGGTTTCTTCAGAGTCAGACTCAGCACCCCGGGGAGGGTCAGATTTCAGAAGATTCTGGAACTGGCTAAGTGGGACCAGAAAACAGGTTCCCGCGAGCAGGAGCTATACCAAGTGACAGAAAGGTGCTGCGGGGACGCCCACGCAAGTGACAGCGGCGGGACCAGGCATGCGACACCGACGCCACCGTCCCCACGGCCAGGCTGGTGCCCTCCTCCACGCCCGCCCGCACCCCAGCCCCACTCACCCCGGCTCGGCCCCTTGGCGTTGCCTCCCGCCCGGAGCGGCCGGCCGAGCCCGCGGGCCCGCACAGCAAGCGACAGGCGACAGGGCCGGCGCGGGGCGGGCACAGGAAATCCCGCCGCTTCCGGGGCTCCGTGGTGCGGGCGGGGGCGGGCGCGGGCGGAGAGGACCGCTGGACCCACACTCCTGTCGCCGCAGCCCACGGGCTTTTCTGCTCCCGGGGCCCCGCCCACCGCCTGCGACCTCCCACGGCGCCTGGCGgtagggtgggggcgggggtgggagtACAAGAGGGCTGGAACCCTCCCCTAGGACTAGCCCTCCCGACAGACAGACTGCCAAACCCGACTGGACAGTGGGCTTCTAATGATGCCTTCCTTCACGTTGGCTCCAACAAGATGGTGCTGTGTGAAGTGGGCAATGATGCTTGCTGCATTGCCTTCAGACCTGAAGAGACATGGGCTACAAGTGTGCACTGCACATTTAGAcgacttgattttaaaaaaacgTAATATCGAAGCTACATTAGGTTGAGTGTGTTAGTTTTACATATTACAAATGTGACTTGCGACAGATTTCTGTTGGCTGGAAAAGACCAGAAAGACCTACAAAACAGATAATGGTAGAAAGAACCTAGCTTGTAAACGTTCACGTTTGTTTTATCACAGTCATTCTGCAAAATCGTATAGCCTATCAGTGGAGGCATGTGCCAAAGGCTGTCTGCCATAAACTATGTGATacgtgtttcttttaaaaatctacgCCGAGCTAGGatagaagcaaagagaagtgATTGCGTCTAGCAGGGATGTCAGAGACTCACAGAAATAAGCAGAGGAGCGGGAACGATGGGATAAGAAAGGAGACCTGCAGTTGGCAACAGGTATAGAGGGCGTTCTTAGGAGCAGCTCGTGGGATGTGTGAGCGTGGTTGGACCAGAATGTCTGTCCTCAGCCCCAGCACCAGGCTTGGAAATTCTCGCTTAAGCAGGAGACATGGGGTTATCAGTGTAATCAACCCAACAACATATCAGTGTCGTGACACTAGTAAAGACTTTTTCATACCGTTCACGGCATGTTGTGGGTGAATGATGTGAACGCTGGTGGGAGCAGGATCTCTGCTCTTGGTTTTTATGAAAGGGCATCTTTCACCTAGTGTCTCCACTGTCTCAAGTGGCCTTAGAATAGTCTTGTTcatgaggaagagggaagagagctgTGGCTGACCTGTCAGCAGCATTAGGGATCAACTCTgaaaatactgtatttatttatttatttatttatttatttatttatttagacaataaaagtgacttttattAGAAAACAATTATTGTTAATTTCTCTATTGTGGATAAGTGCACTCCAAACTTTTTCCCCCTGAGTAATCTTTAGAGTTTGTTATACACatgcaaagtaaatatttttcttgacatttctttctttttttaaaaaaatttttaaaattcatcttacATCCTGATCATGCCccccctcacctctcctctcttcccagtcccacccttacaatcTCTCCAttgccccctcctcttctcaAAGGAcaccccttgggtaccaccctaccCTGAGACATCTACCTAGTCCCAGGAGGacttttctctcccactgaggcccaaccaggcagtccaagtagaggggaagggaatccaatggcagggaacagaaaccaagacagccCCCACACCACTTGCCTGGGGactcatatgaagaccaagctgcacatttgttacaaatgtgtaggggatctaggtccagctcctgcatgttctctggttggtggcccaggctctgtggTCCCCCATTGTTCCAGGCTAGATGActctgtggattttcttgtggtgtcattGACCTCTCCAAGTTGCTCATTTTTATCCGTCACTCGTCCTCAAGATTCCCTGGGCtttgcctgatgtttggctgtgggtctctgcacctgtCTCTATctgttgctggatgaagcctctcaggagacagttagtCGAGAGTCCAGTCTGCAAGCGTAGCAGAGTATCGTTAAAAGTGTCAGGGGTTGGCGCTCTCACATGGGTTGTGTTTCAAGTTGAGACAGTCATTGGCTGACTgatccctcagtctctactccatttttatccctgaacattttgtaggcaggataaattttgggtcgaaggttttgtgggtggattgatgtccccctcctcctctggaagtcctgcctggctacaggaggtggccacttcagtttccatatccccctctggtagaaatctcagctagggtcacttCCATATACTTCCATAATTCTAcaggtatttatcagctgtaggagttctctggtagagtttgggggggggggtcacttatgtataccatcatatcacCTGTGAAAactgatactttgacttctttgtttccaatttgtat contains these protein-coding regions:
- the Znf641 gene encoding zinc finger protein 641 isoform X1; protein product: MLSEQAVGLGTGWEPMNAQLDAAEPQSERGTREVGPWRTAPRPLEHLHCGLEDEPLSLQEKATSAPWVPAVPQEGNTGDWEMAAALLAAGSQGLVTIKDVSLCFSQEEWRSLDPSQTDFYGEYVMQENCGIVVSLRFPIPKLDMLSQQEGGEDQWAPGPQDVEGRDILKVTYTGDGGEPQGDTPELEVEPPRTLSSVSGDTALWNPGQGPSWESSPRNSTGMLLSPRFLQEDTFSHHLHRTDTGSLLKPHTCPQCGKQFVWGSHLARHQQTHTGERPYSCLKCEKSFGRRHHLIRHQKTHLHDKPSRCSECGKSFRCSSHLASHQRVHTDSKSCKGQDFGESLGAQRVPPVPKCHVCTECGKSFGRRHHLVRHWLTHTGEKPFHCPRCEKSFGRKHHLDRHLLTHQGQSPGSSWDRRTSAF
- the Znf641 gene encoding zinc finger protein 641 isoform X2, coding for MLSEQAVGLGTGWEPMNAQLDAAEPQSERGTREVGPWRTAPRPLEHLHCGLEDEPLSLQEKATSAPWVPAVPQEGNTGDWEMAAALLAAGSQEEWRSLDPSQTDFYGEYVMQENCGIVVSLRFPIPKLDMLSQQEGGEDQWAPGPQDVEGRDILKVTYTGDGGEPQGDTPELEVEPPRTLSSVSGDTALWNPGQGPSWESSPRNSTGMLLSPRFLQEDTFSHHLHRTDTGSLLKPHTCPQCGKQFVWGSHLARHQQTHTGERPYSCLKCEKSFGRRHHLIRHQKTHLHDKPSRCSECGKSFRCSSHLASHQRVHTDSKSCKGQDFGESLGAQRVPPVPKCHVCTECGKSFGRRHHLVRHWLTHTGEKPFHCPRCEKSFGRKHHLDRHLLTHQGQSPGSSWDRRTSAF